Proteins from a genomic interval of Sporomusaceae bacterium:
- a CDS encoding DUF6056 family protein — MTALAAEETGKMTRGNMVSLAMLALLFFYMYALNYLMPLHRDDYEYALVWNTLERLASWPDVFRSLYLHYFQHGGRMVDFLVLDGFLLIGKQWFNPFNAMLYVALMMLIYWHSQREVTLRFNPYILGLIMVFCWFGLPDWALTNVWMTGACVYLLTAVLIFAFLLPYHFDYIGKPLLGDSWPAAAGMFLGGVAASWTIENTAATMILAAAGLTWLAWRRGALRLWMAPGLAGSLLGFALLVAAPGNFVRYGKGPKLFIHFTNQLAAGLEIFLGVIPTVIFLVLAWRILVTAHARRQGVTIPESTGNGRSNLWDYLRISLALLMVFSVFNGTFVSLWVSNLVYNNAAVPLGVASAALKAKLFKALSGLEEVVLFLLLITQIYLIAFKKLGLGKNAVAAVRAQVKRREVMDAFPVSWFAAACVALAVINNLAMLPAPTFPGRAGYGSAVFLIIGAMSLFTVLEVKETVLGSGARKKYLAAVLALLFFPMAEATLHQYSVIHREDGARMAYLERKVAAGATYVELEPLTAKNRVLRHVYFVELNNSVSKGGLIRYYGLKDIKVRE, encoded by the coding sequence ATGACGGCTTTGGCGGCGGAGGAAACAGGCAAGATGACGAGGGGGAACATGGTGTCGCTGGCGATGCTGGCGCTGCTGTTCTTTTATATGTACGCGCTCAATTATCTGATGCCGCTGCACCGCGACGACTACGAGTACGCGCTGGTGTGGAACACGCTGGAGCGGCTGGCGTCGTGGCCGGATGTTTTCCGGTCGCTGTATCTCCACTATTTCCAGCACGGCGGCCGGATGGTGGATTTCCTGGTGTTGGACGGCTTCCTGCTGATCGGCAAGCAGTGGTTCAACCCGTTCAACGCTATGCTGTACGTGGCGCTGATGATGCTGATATACTGGCATTCGCAGCGGGAGGTCACGCTGCGCTTCAATCCTTACATTCTGGGACTGATAATGGTTTTCTGCTGGTTCGGTCTGCCGGACTGGGCGTTGACGAATGTGTGGATGACGGGGGCGTGCGTGTATCTTTTGACGGCGGTGCTGATTTTCGCTTTCCTGCTGCCGTACCATTTCGATTATATCGGCAAGCCGCTGCTCGGGGACAGCTGGCCGGCCGCCGCGGGGATGTTCCTGGGCGGCGTGGCGGCGAGCTGGACGATCGAGAATACGGCGGCGACGATGATTCTGGCGGCGGCGGGCCTGACCTGGCTCGCCTGGCGGCGGGGCGCGCTGCGGCTGTGGATGGCGCCCGGCCTGGCGGGGTCGCTGCTGGGGTTCGCGCTGCTGGTGGCGGCGCCGGGCAATTTCGTGCGCTACGGCAAGGGGCCGAAGCTGTTCATTCATTTCACCAATCAGCTGGCGGCCGGCCTAGAGATTTTCCTCGGCGTCATCCCGACGGTGATTTTCCTGGTGCTGGCGTGGCGCATCCTGGTAACAGCCCATGCCCGGCGGCAGGGCGTCACAATACCGGAAAGCACTGGAAACGGCCGTTCGAATCTCTGGGACTATCTCCGCATATCGCTCGCCCTGCTGATGGTGTTTTCGGTGTTTAACGGGACGTTTGTTTCGCTGTGGGTGTCCAATCTGGTGTATAATAATGCGGCCGTGCCGCTGGGGGTAGCGAGCGCGGCTTTGAAGGCAAAGCTTTTCAAGGCTCTGTCCGGTCTTGAGGAGGTGGTCTTGTTTTTGCTCCTCATCACGCAGATATATCTGATCGCTTTCAAGAAACTGGGGCTGGGCAAGAATGCCGTAGCCGCCGTACGCGCCCAGGTGAAACGGCGGGAGGTGATGGACGCTTTTCCGGTAAGCTGGTTCGCAGCGGCTTGCGTGGCGCTGGCGGTGATCAACAATCTGGCGATGCTCCCGGCGCCGACCTTTCCCGGACGGGCGGGCTACGGCTCGGCGGTTTTCCTGATAATCGGCGCGATGAGCCTGTTCACCGTCCTCGAGGTGAAAGAGACAGTGTTGGGGAGCGGAGCGCGGAAGAAGTATTTGGCTGCGGTGCTGGCGCTGCTGTTTTTTCCCATGGCCGAAGCCACGCTGCACCAGTATAGCGTCATCCACCGGGAGGACGGGGCGCGGATGGCGTACCTGGAGCGGAAGGTCGCCGCGGGGGCGACGTATGTGGAGCTGGAGCCGCTGACGGCGAAGAACCGGGTGCTGCGGCACGTGTATTTCGTGGAGCTGAACAATTCGGTGTCGAAGGGCGGGCTGATCCGCTACTACGGGCTGAAGGATATAAAGGTGAGGGAATAG
- a CDS encoding amino acid ABC transporter ATP-binding protein — MIELKRVSKNFGPLAVLKNVSLTVAAGEVVVVIGPSGSGKSTLLRTINGLETIREGEITVDGISVHSGPQNLHKARQLTGMVFQQFNLFNHKNVLDNITMGPIHVQGKTRSEAEDIALKLLSRVGLPEKARTYPSRLSGGQQQRVAIARALAMRPKVMLFDEPTSALDPEMIAEVLDVMKGLVKDGMTMIVVTHEMGFAREVADRVIFMDEGAIVEQSPPAEFFAAPKNERTKLFLSKVLNH, encoded by the coding sequence GTGATTGAGCTCAAAAGGGTATCGAAAAACTTCGGACCGCTGGCCGTCCTCAAAAACGTCTCGCTGACCGTCGCCGCCGGCGAAGTCGTCGTCGTCATCGGCCCCAGCGGCTCGGGCAAAAGCACGCTCCTCAGGACGATCAACGGCCTGGAAACGATCAGGGAAGGGGAGATAACCGTCGACGGCATCTCCGTCCACTCCGGCCCCCAAAACCTCCACAAAGCACGCCAGCTCACCGGCATGGTCTTCCAGCAGTTCAACCTCTTCAACCACAAAAACGTCCTCGACAACATCACCATGGGGCCCATCCACGTCCAGGGCAAGACGCGCTCCGAAGCCGAGGACATCGCGCTCAAGCTGCTGAGCAGGGTCGGCCTCCCGGAAAAGGCCCGCACCTACCCCTCGCGCCTGTCGGGCGGGCAGCAGCAGCGCGTGGCCATCGCCCGGGCTTTAGCGATGCGGCCCAAAGTCATGCTCTTCGACGAGCCCACCTCCGCCCTCGACCCCGAAATGATCGCCGAAGTGCTCGACGTCATGAAAGGGCTGGTCAAGGACGGCATGACAATGATTGTCGTCACCCACGAAATGGGCTTCGCCCGCGAGGTCGCCGACCGCGTCATCTTCATGGACGAAGGGGCGATCGTCGAGCAGTCCCCCCCGGCCGAATTCTTCGCCGCTCCCAAGAACGAACGCACCAAACTGTTCCTCAGCAAAGTGCTGAATCACTGA
- a CDS encoding transporter substrate-binding domain-containing protein: MKNLVKKIAAVVAVGVLALAVAGCGGGEKKDPAADAIKKKGKLVVGTATGYYPFEMADKNGQLVGFDIDVAKALGKELGVEIEFQNYAFSGLIPALQANKVDLVIAGMTITDKRKEVVDFSETYFKSGQAMLVSKKYPNVKKWEDLDKKGNVIAVSMGTTADQTASKMFKNAEVKKFEGSALAGLEVLNGKAVAVIHEVPWVAIYNKMNSETTYAVLEPFTTEELGIAVPKGNAALLAEVNKFVKKYKAGEDYKKAYTYWFVDMKWWDSVPQKK; this comes from the coding sequence ATGAAAAACCTGGTTAAGAAAATTGCGGCTGTCGTGGCCGTCGGCGTCCTGGCGCTGGCCGTGGCCGGCTGCGGCGGCGGCGAAAAGAAAGACCCGGCGGCCGACGCCATCAAGAAGAAAGGCAAACTGGTCGTCGGCACCGCCACCGGTTACTATCCGTTCGAAATGGCCGACAAAAACGGCCAGCTCGTCGGCTTCGATATCGATGTCGCCAAAGCGCTCGGCAAAGAACTCGGCGTGGAAATCGAATTCCAGAATTACGCCTTCAGCGGCCTCATCCCGGCCCTCCAGGCCAACAAAGTCGACCTCGTCATCGCCGGCATGACCATCACCGACAAACGCAAAGAAGTCGTCGACTTCTCCGAAACCTACTTCAAATCCGGGCAGGCCATGCTTGTCAGCAAAAAGTACCCCAATGTCAAGAAATGGGAAGACCTCGATAAAAAAGGCAACGTGATCGCCGTCTCGATGGGCACCACCGCCGACCAGACGGCCTCCAAAATGTTCAAAAACGCCGAAGTCAAGAAATTCGAAGGCTCGGCCCTCGCCGGCCTCGAAGTCCTGAACGGCAAGGCGGTCGCCGTCATCCACGAAGTTCCCTGGGTAGCCATCTACAACAAGATGAACAGCGAAACCACCTACGCCGTCCTTGAGCCCTTCACCACCGAGGAACTCGGCATCGCCGTCCCCAAAGGCAACGCCGCCCTGCTCGCCGAAGTCAACAAATTCGTCAAAAAATACAAGGCCGGCGAAGACTACAAGAAAGCCTACACCTACTGGTTCGTCGACATGAAATGGTGGGACTCGGTACCGCAGAAGAAATAG
- a CDS encoding DUF5714 domain-containing protein, translating to MVCGAKLVYRTHAAEIACSYCRRTFAASVLCPAGHYVCEDCHGAGFHAFLEKTVLAAEGTDPMAIAETLLRGPFLPSLGAEHHAIVVAALLAAVKNHGPIPLPGGAARAVTDADILEGIRRMRQIPACTCANHGACGAGLGAGAFISILLDATCAKDVERTLAMRAANAALAAIADCGGPGCCKQSVRTAVLSGAEALKELCRVRLPLSHTRCFHIKDTTHGCKGVACRFSR from the coding sequence ATGGTCTGCGGCGCCAAGCTCGTCTACCGGACCCACGCCGCCGAAATAGCCTGCAGCTACTGCCGGCGTACCTTCGCCGCCTCCGTCCTCTGCCCCGCGGGCCACTACGTCTGCGAAGACTGCCACGGCGCAGGCTTCCACGCCTTCCTCGAAAAAACCGTCCTCGCCGCCGAAGGCACAGACCCGATGGCTATCGCCGAAACGCTCCTGCGCGGCCCCTTCCTGCCGTCGCTCGGCGCCGAGCACCACGCCATCGTAGTCGCCGCGCTGCTGGCCGCCGTCAAAAACCACGGCCCCATCCCCCTGCCCGGCGGCGCCGCGCGCGCCGTCACCGACGCCGACATCCTCGAAGGCATCCGCCGCATGCGCCAGATACCCGCCTGCACCTGCGCCAACCATGGGGCCTGCGGCGCCGGCCTCGGCGCCGGCGCCTTCATAAGCATCCTCCTTGACGCCACCTGCGCCAAAGACGTCGAGCGCACCCTCGCCATGCGGGCCGCCAACGCCGCCCTGGCCGCCATCGCCGACTGCGGCGGGCCAGGCTGCTGCAAGCAGAGCGTGCGCACCGCGGTGCTCTCCGGCGCGGAAGCCCTCAAGGAACTCTGCCGGGTGCGGCTGCCGCTCAGTCACACGCGCTGCTTCCATATCAAAGACACCACCCACGGCTGCAAAGGCGTAGCCTGCCGCTTCAGCCGCTGA
- a CDS encoding YidC/Oxa1 family membrane protein insertase: MHTALTFFYHLTLRLGFPNYGVAIILLTVSIKVLLFPLTIKQVKSMQAMKELGPKLKDLQEKYKGDKTKLQQEVAGLYKKAGVNPLAGCLPLLIQMPFLTGIFFTIRDISYVGQPGFLWINNLAASDPFYILPVLAAITTFVSSQQTMVQSTAQNRMMLLTMPLVIGFMALRFPAGLGLYWVVSNLVQIVQQWFLYRKPVAS, translated from the coding sequence ATGCATACGGCGTTGACTTTTTTTTATCATCTTACCCTCAGGCTGGGATTTCCGAACTACGGAGTGGCTATTATCCTGCTGACAGTATCTATCAAGGTGCTGCTTTTCCCCTTGACGATCAAGCAGGTAAAATCGATGCAGGCGATGAAGGAGCTGGGGCCGAAGCTGAAGGACCTGCAGGAGAAATACAAGGGTGACAAGACGAAGTTACAGCAGGAAGTCGCCGGCCTTTATAAGAAGGCAGGTGTCAATCCTCTGGCCGGATGCCTGCCGCTGCTGATTCAGATGCCTTTTCTGACCGGCATTTTTTTCACGATAAGGGATATCAGCTATGTCGGCCAGCCGGGTTTCCTGTGGATAAATAATTTGGCCGCCAGCGACCCGTTCTATATCCTTCCGGTTCTCGCGGCAATTACCACTTTCGTTTCGTCGCAGCAGACGATGGTCCAATCCACCGCTCAGAACAGAATGATGCTGCTGACCATGCCTCTCGTTATCGGCTTTATGGCCTTACGCTTTCCGGCCGGGCTGGGTCTGTACTGGGTGGTAAGCAATCTTGTCCAGATTGTTCAACAATGGTTTTTATACCGTAAACCGGTTGCCTCCTAA
- a CDS encoding TetR family transcriptional regulator C-terminal domain-containing protein — translation MLAKSYNAVGIQEILAEADVPKGSFYHYFDSKEAFGVAIIEYYGEQLANSIKGKLSKEDVSPRQRMLDYFLSIRSYYEQNGCGQGCLVAKLATEIAEASPRVRVGLKTEFDRWSKLFAECIAEAQAEGEILTDHDPGALAEFIYTSWEGALIRMQVNHNLNSLDNFLKYIFERVIPPIK, via the coding sequence ATGCTGGCGAAAAGCTATAATGCTGTCGGCATACAGGAAATTTTGGCTGAGGCCGATGTTCCCAAAGGCTCCTTCTATCATTACTTTGATTCAAAAGAAGCCTTCGGCGTAGCCATCATCGAATACTACGGCGAACAACTGGCAAACTCTATCAAAGGCAAGTTGTCTAAAGAGGACGTATCACCCAGACAAAGAATGCTGGATTATTTCTTGTCTATTCGTTCCTACTATGAGCAGAACGGATGCGGTCAAGGCTGTCTGGTTGCCAAATTGGCCACAGAGATAGCGGAGGCAAGCCCTCGCGTGAGGGTAGGCTTGAAAACGGAATTTGACAGATGGTCTAAGTTGTTTGCCGAGTGCATTGCTGAGGCGCAAGCGGAAGGAGAAATTCTAACTGATCATGATCCCGGAGCGTTGGCCGAATTTATCTATACGTCGTGGGAAGGCGCCCTTATCAGAATGCAGGTGAACCACAACCTTAATTCCCTTGACAATTTCCTGAAGTATATATTTGAGCGGGTTATTCCCCCGATTAAATAG
- a CDS encoding acyl carrier protein, with the protein MTTLEKLGQIILKFKKDKVAPEALTATANLVSDLDLDSIDRTELLVLAEDAFNLKIFDADAYKMKTLGDVAEYIDKKLSA; encoded by the coding sequence ATGACAACATTGGAAAAGTTAGGCCAGATTATCCTCAAATTCAAAAAGGACAAGGTCGCTCCGGAGGCTCTGACAGCGACAGCTAACCTGGTTTCCGATCTCGATCTCGATTCTATCGACCGCACCGAGCTGCTGGTGCTGGCCGAGGATGCCTTCAATCTGAAAATCTTCGACGCGGATGCGTACAAGATGAAGACTCTGGGCGATGTAGCCGAGTATATCGATAAGAAGCTTTCGGCATAA
- a CDS encoding putative quinol monooxygenase, with translation MIIVMAAQTVKEGKKAEVLALAQPLMAATRQEEGCVSYTLFDDPGNPQRMVFVEEWTSKEALKRHIATPHIAEWRAKVKDLLAAPTAIKLYEGEETPL, from the coding sequence ATGATCATCGTTATGGCCGCCCAGACGGTCAAAGAAGGCAAAAAGGCCGAAGTTCTCGCGCTCGCCCAGCCCCTGATGGCCGCCACCAGGCAGGAGGAGGGCTGCGTCAGCTACACGCTGTTCGACGACCCCGGCAACCCCCAGCGGATGGTGTTCGTCGAGGAATGGACAAGCAAAGAGGCCCTCAAGCGCCACATCGCCACCCCGCACATCGCCGAATGGCGGGCCAAGGTCAAAGACCTCCTCGCCGCGCCCACCGCCATCAAGCTCTACGAAGGCGAAGAAACACCCCTGTAA
- a CDS encoding sodium-dependent transporter has product MKTRDTFSSGLAVFFATLGSAVGLGNIWKFPYLTGQYGGGAFLLVYLACIVFIGLPVMLGEFYIGRRTRRNAVGALAKLAPGAPWKHIGTMGVGAAFLIMFFYSSVAGWVYFYLFKAIRGDFAVVTLEGAKAQFGALVVSPVTPVVWQAVVLAVVAGILIMGVKKGIERITKTLMPLLFVLIVACDLRALTLPGAADGVSFLFAADFGKLSAAAVLTAMGLAFFKLSLGMGTMITYGSYFTADNNLFGTGAKVALSDTLVSLLAGLAIFPTVFSFGLEPGAGPGLLFMTIPLVFSQMPFGTILLVAFFFLAAIAATTAMLSLVEVPVAYLAEEKGLPRSRAVLLTSAVIFAVGILATLSVDKGSLLGGYTLMGRGFFDWFDYLSSNILLPLGGLLIALFVGRFADKADVARELATGAPPAVARLLPVYFFILRYVTPALLAVIFLSSVGVIKL; this is encoded by the coding sequence ATGAAAACAAGAGACACATTTTCCTCCGGCCTCGCCGTCTTCTTCGCCACCCTCGGCTCGGCCGTCGGCCTCGGCAACATCTGGAAATTCCCCTACCTCACCGGCCAGTACGGCGGCGGCGCCTTCCTGCTCGTATACCTCGCCTGCATCGTCTTCATCGGCCTGCCCGTCATGCTCGGCGAATTCTACATCGGCCGCCGCACCCGGCGCAACGCCGTCGGCGCCCTCGCCAAACTCGCCCCCGGCGCCCCCTGGAAACACATCGGCACAATGGGCGTCGGCGCGGCCTTCCTCATCATGTTCTTCTACAGCTCGGTCGCCGGCTGGGTGTACTTCTACCTCTTCAAAGCTATACGCGGCGACTTCGCCGTCGTCACCCTCGAAGGCGCCAAAGCCCAGTTTGGCGCCCTCGTCGTCAGCCCCGTCACGCCCGTCGTCTGGCAGGCCGTCGTCCTCGCCGTCGTCGCCGGCATCCTCATCATGGGCGTGAAAAAAGGCATTGAGCGTATCACCAAAACGCTCATGCCGCTGCTCTTCGTCCTCATCGTCGCCTGCGACCTCCGCGCCCTCACCCTGCCCGGCGCGGCCGACGGCGTCAGCTTCCTGTTCGCCGCCGACTTCGGCAAACTCTCCGCCGCCGCCGTCCTCACCGCCATGGGGCTGGCGTTCTTCAAACTGTCGCTCGGCATGGGCACCATGATAACCTACGGCAGCTACTTCACCGCCGACAACAACCTCTTCGGCACCGGCGCCAAGGTCGCCCTGTCCGACACCCTCGTCTCCCTGCTCGCCGGCCTCGCCATCTTCCCGACCGTCTTCTCCTTCGGCCTCGAGCCGGGGGCCGGCCCCGGCCTGCTGTTCATGACCATCCCGCTCGTCTTCTCCCAGATGCCCTTCGGCACGATCCTCCTCGTCGCCTTCTTCTTCCTCGCGGCCATCGCCGCCACCACCGCCATGCTCTCCCTCGTCGAAGTGCCGGTCGCCTACCTCGCCGAAGAGAAAGGCCTGCCGCGCTCCCGTGCCGTCCTGCTCACCAGCGCCGTCATCTTCGCCGTCGGCATCCTCGCCACCCTGTCGGTCGACAAAGGCAGCCTGCTCGGCGGCTACACCCTCATGGGCCGCGGCTTCTTCGACTGGTTCGACTACCTCTCCTCCAACATCCTGCTCCCCCTCGGCGGCCTGCTCATCGCCCTCTTCGTCGGCCGCTTCGCCGACAAAGCCGACGTCGCCCGCGAACTCGCCACCGGCGCCCCGCCGGCCGTCGCCCGTCTGCTGCCCGTCTACTTCTTCATCCTCCGCTACGTCACCCCAGCCCTCCTCGCCGTCATCTTCCTCAGCTCCGTCGGCGTCATCAAGCTCTAA
- a CDS encoding beta-ketoacyl-ACP synthase III yields the protein MKSAGIIGLGHYAPEKTLTNADLEKTLGLPAETILRLSGINERHVAAPEEAASDLAAVAARLALANAKAEPDEIDLIIVATCSPDCYGPSTAAAVQERLGARRAAAFDLAAACSGFIYGLVVGCNLIRAGLYRKVLVVGSEVLSRITDPQDPDTAILFGDGAGAAVLGEAPAGYGLLGTDLGADGSGFDTIKVPAGGSRLPTSAETIAQRLHYTKMDGASVTMFAMRVLGDSVKRSLAAAGLGPGDIDLMVPHQANLRIIEAAARRVDLPLEKTAVNIDRYGNTSSASVPIALSEAAAAGRIRRGDRVVLVGFGAGLAWASCVLKWH from the coding sequence ATGAAGAGTGCCGGTATTATCGGCTTGGGCCACTACGCCCCGGAAAAAACGCTAACAAACGCCGATCTGGAAAAAACCTTGGGGTTGCCGGCCGAGACTATTTTGCGGCTTTCCGGCATCAACGAGCGCCATGTCGCCGCTCCCGAGGAAGCTGCCTCGGACTTGGCCGCCGTGGCCGCCAGGCTGGCCCTGGCAAACGCCAAGGCCGAGCCGGATGAAATAGATCTGATAATTGTCGCTACTTGCTCGCCTGACTGCTACGGCCCCTCGACCGCCGCGGCGGTCCAAGAGCGGCTCGGGGCGCGGCGGGCGGCGGCCTTCGATTTGGCGGCGGCCTGTTCCGGTTTTATCTATGGCCTGGTGGTGGGCTGCAATCTGATCAGGGCGGGGCTATACCGGAAGGTGCTTGTAGTCGGCAGCGAGGTGCTGTCGAGGATAACCGACCCGCAGGACCCCGATACGGCAATCCTGTTCGGGGATGGCGCCGGCGCGGCGGTGCTGGGGGAAGCGCCGGCGGGCTACGGCCTTTTGGGCACCGATCTCGGCGCAGACGGTTCGGGCTTCGATACAATCAAAGTCCCGGCCGGGGGCAGCAGGCTGCCGACGTCGGCGGAAACGATCGCCCAAAGGCTTCATTATACGAAGATGGATGGCGCCAGCGTGACCATGTTCGCTATGCGGGTGCTGGGCGACTCGGTAAAACGTTCGCTGGCCGCGGCCGGATTGGGGCCGGGCGATATCGACCTTATGGTGCCGCATCAGGCCAACCTCCGAATTATCGAGGCGGCGGCCAGGCGAGTGGATTTGCCGCTTGAAAAAACGGCCGTCAATATCGATCGTTATGGCAATACTTCGTCAGCCTCCGTCCCGATCGCCCTCAGTGAAGCTGCCGCCGCCGGCCGGATACGGCGCGGCGACCGCGTGGTCCTCGTCGGCTTCGGCGCGGGTCTGGCCTGGGCCTCCTGTGTGCTGAAATGGCACTGA
- a CDS encoding GNAT family N-acetyltransferase — translation MDNGTILRAMTIDDYPQVYALWAATAGLSLNAADSRDNIGRVLARNQGFSFVAEQAGGELVGALLCGHDGRRGCLYHLAVASACRRAGLGRALVAASFAMLKQAGIERCHLFVNPDNPDGAAFWQGLGFIRQDEVDFYAKYT, via the coding sequence TTGGACAACGGCACCATCCTCCGCGCCATGACAATCGACGACTATCCGCAGGTATACGCCCTGTGGGCCGCCACCGCCGGCCTCAGCCTCAACGCCGCCGACTCGCGCGACAACATCGGCAGAGTCCTCGCCCGCAACCAAGGCTTCAGCTTTGTCGCCGAGCAGGCAGGGGGGGAACTCGTCGGCGCCCTTCTCTGCGGCCACGACGGCCGCCGCGGCTGCCTCTACCACCTCGCCGTAGCCTCCGCCTGCCGGCGGGCCGGCCTCGGCCGCGCCCTCGTCGCCGCCAGCTTCGCCATGCTCAAACAGGCCGGCATCGAGCGCTGCCACCTGTTCGTCAACCCCGACAACCCCGACGGAGCGGCGTTCTGGCAGGGACTGGGCTTCATCAGGCAAGACGAGGTGGATTTTTATGCCAAGTACACCTAG
- a CDS encoding amino acid ABC transporter permease has product MYQLHFGVLAEYMPSILDGLLVTIKISALSIVFGTVMGIAGALCRISRSFAIQTIGNIYVEWIRNTPLLIQILFIYFGLGVFFSLSPVTASVFALAFFSGAYITEIIRAGIQSIHRGQREAALSIGMTEWQAMRLIILPQAVKRILPPLAGQFITLVKDSSLVSVIAVADLTYVAKNIVTTTFRAFEVWLAIAAFYFILSFGLSLAVRKLEKRLAESD; this is encoded by the coding sequence GTGTATCAACTGCATTTCGGCGTCCTCGCCGAATACATGCCGTCCATTTTGGACGGCTTACTTGTCACCATCAAAATATCGGCGCTGTCGATCGTCTTCGGCACCGTCATGGGGATAGCCGGGGCGCTCTGCCGCATCTCCCGCTCCTTTGCCATACAGACCATCGGCAACATCTACGTCGAGTGGATACGCAACACGCCGCTCCTCATCCAGATCCTCTTCATCTACTTCGGCCTCGGCGTCTTCTTCAGCCTGTCGCCCGTCACGGCGTCCGTCTTCGCCCTGGCCTTCTTCTCCGGCGCCTACATCACCGAAATAATCCGCGCCGGCATCCAGTCCATCCACCGCGGCCAGCGCGAGGCCGCCCTGTCCATCGGCATGACCGAGTGGCAGGCCATGCGGCTTATCATCCTGCCGCAGGCCGTCAAGCGGATACTGCCGCCTCTGGCCGGCCAGTTCATCACCCTCGTCAAGGACTCCTCCCTCGTATCCGTCATCGCCGTGGCCGACCTCACCTATGTCGCCAAAAATATCGTCACAACCACCTTCCGGGCGTTTGAAGTCTGGCTGGCGATCGCCGCCTTCTACTTCATCCTCTCCTTCGGCCTGTCGCTCGCGGTGAGAAAACTGGAAAAGAGGCTGGCGGAAAGTGATTGA